The Thalassotalea sp. 273M-4 genome includes a region encoding these proteins:
- a CDS encoding exo 1,3/1,4-beta-D-glucan glucohydrolase — translation MKTRHNHFNSVRKVVLSVALAITLASCHSGQQSEQNDSVLQQQITRPKSDFAKDINIWPTLELPVAKDSQIEQRIASILKGMSVEQKVAQLIQPEIRDITVEDMRRYGFGSYLNGGGSFPNNNKHATVQEWVELAESLYQASIDDSLDGSTIPTMWGTDAVHGHNNVIGATLFPHNIGLGAANNPALIEKIASITATEVMVTGIDWVFAPTVAVVRDDRWGRTYEGYSEDPEIVRSYSKAIVYGLQGRVDKDFLSDQRVISTVKHFVGDGGTENGIDQGNNTTSEQELFDIHAQGYVGGLTAGSQSVMASFNSWHGEKIHGNKYLLTDVLKNKMGFDGFVVGDWNGHGQIPGCSNTSCPQAINAGLDVFMVPSEYWKPLLENTIEQVQSGIISMQRLDDAVSRVLRVKLRAGLFDKPSPANRPLSAKGELVGAQAHRDVARQAVRESLVLLKNNNNILPLSPKQRILVAGDGAHNIGKQSGGWSVTWSGTGNKNSDFPGGTSIYSGIEDVVQRAGGQVELAVNGDFQQQPDVAIVVFGEEPYAEGNGDISNLEYQRGNKTDLALLKKLKAQGIPVVSVFISGRPLWVNPELNASDAFVAAWLPGTEGGGVSEVLFSQPNGDIHYDFVGKLSFSWPATAHQSNLNRHDREYNPLLPYGFGLHYGQVSTLSNNLDETVEQASQQLQSLVLFKRSASRPFEEVMASAGEYQDIVANVMTLGALTVKAVDKKVQGDARKLVFDGSEQASYLLASNFSNDLRDYAESHSQLQIAVNIEQQPQGPVFVGMHCKGNCDIQLDVSEALAQIASQGWQTLSIDLRCFTQQGLNAANVHTPFSLSSSEGLTLTLADITLVTTPTSPALLSCSK, via the coding sequence ATGAAAACAAGACATAATCATTTCAACTCGGTGCGTAAAGTGGTGTTATCGGTTGCTTTGGCAATCACACTTGCAAGTTGTCACAGTGGTCAACAGTCTGAGCAAAATGATTCAGTGTTACAGCAACAAATAACACGTCCCAAAAGCGATTTTGCTAAAGATATCAATATTTGGCCTACCCTTGAATTACCTGTTGCAAAAGACAGTCAGATTGAGCAACGCATAGCGTCTATCTTAAAGGGGATGAGTGTAGAGCAAAAAGTCGCGCAGTTAATTCAACCTGAAATTAGAGATATCACGGTTGAAGATATGCGTAGATATGGCTTTGGTTCATACTTAAATGGTGGTGGCTCTTTTCCAAACAACAATAAACACGCTACGGTTCAAGAGTGGGTTGAACTGGCTGAGTCGTTATATCAAGCATCGATTGACGACTCTTTGGACGGTTCAACTATACCAACCATGTGGGGTACAGATGCGGTACATGGGCATAATAATGTGATTGGCGCGACCTTGTTTCCGCATAACATTGGCCTGGGCGCAGCTAATAACCCTGCTTTAATTGAAAAAATCGCCAGTATTACCGCAACCGAAGTCATGGTTACAGGTATTGACTGGGTTTTTGCTCCGACTGTGGCCGTTGTTCGAGATGATCGTTGGGGGCGTACATATGAAGGGTATTCTGAAGATCCTGAGATTGTTCGAAGTTATTCAAAAGCCATTGTTTATGGCTTACAAGGTCGTGTAGATAAAGACTTTTTAAGCGATCAGAGAGTGATCTCAACGGTCAAACATTTTGTTGGTGATGGTGGCACCGAAAACGGCATCGACCAAGGTAATAATACAACCTCTGAGCAGGAGCTATTTGATATTCATGCCCAAGGTTATGTGGGAGGGCTCACCGCCGGTTCACAAAGCGTGATGGCATCATTTAATTCATGGCACGGTGAAAAGATCCATGGTAACAAATATTTATTAACTGATGTGTTAAAAAATAAAATGGGCTTTGACGGCTTTGTGGTGGGCGATTGGAACGGTCACGGGCAAATCCCCGGCTGTAGCAACACCAGTTGTCCGCAAGCGATTAATGCTGGTTTAGATGTGTTTATGGTGCCTTCTGAATATTGGAAACCGTTATTAGAAAATACCATAGAACAAGTGCAATCGGGGATCATTTCAATGCAGCGCCTTGATGATGCTGTATCACGGGTACTAAGGGTTAAATTAAGGGCCGGTTTATTTGACAAGCCCAGCCCGGCCAATCGCCCATTATCAGCTAAGGGTGAATTAGTCGGAGCACAAGCGCACCGTGATGTCGCACGACAAGCCGTACGTGAATCCTTAGTACTATTAAAAAATAACAACAATATTCTGCCACTTAGCCCCAAACAACGTATTTTAGTGGCTGGAGATGGTGCTCATAATATTGGCAAGCAAAGTGGTGGCTGGAGTGTAACTTGGTCTGGTACGGGCAATAAAAATAGCGATTTCCCTGGGGGAACTTCAATTTACTCAGGCATTGAGGATGTGGTTCAAAGGGCCGGTGGTCAAGTTGAGTTGGCAGTAAATGGTGATTTTCAGCAACAGCCAGATGTTGCGATAGTGGTCTTTGGTGAAGAGCCATACGCCGAGGGTAATGGTGATATTTCTAATCTTGAATATCAGCGTGGCAACAAAACCGACTTAGCCTTGCTTAAAAAGTTAAAAGCGCAAGGGATCCCAGTGGTTTCGGTGTTTATTTCTGGCCGACCTTTGTGGGTTAACCCAGAGCTAAATGCCTCTGACGCTTTCGTTGCCGCTTGGTTACCAGGCACCGAAGGTGGTGGCGTCAGTGAGGTATTATTTAGCCAACCTAATGGCGATATTCATTATGATTTTGTTGGTAAGTTATCCTTTTCTTGGCCTGCAACAGCGCACCAAAGCAATCTTAACCGCCATGACCGCGAGTATAACCCGTTGTTGCCTTATGGCTTTGGTTTACACTATGGCCAAGTATCCACCTTATCAAATAATTTAGATGAGACTGTTGAGCAGGCTTCACAACAACTGCAATCTTTAGTTCTTTTTAAACGTTCGGCTTCAAGACCGTTTGAAGAAGTCATGGCTTCAGCTGGTGAATACCAAGATATCGTTGCAAACGTGATGACCTTAGGTGCATTAACGGTGAAAGCAGTGGATAAAAAAGTGCAAGGAGATGCGCGTAAATTAGTATTTGATGGCTCTGAGCAGGCGTCTTATTTATTGGCGAGTAACTTTTCTAACGATTTAAGAGATTATGCCGAAAGCCATAGTCAGTTGCAGATAGCCGTTAATATTGAGCAACAGCCTCAAGGTCCGGTATTCGTTGGCATGCACTGTAAAGGTAACTGTGATATTCAATTGGATGTTAGTGAGGCGTTAGCTCAAATTGCAAGCCAAGGCTGGCAAACTTTATCCATTGATTTACGTTGTTTTACTCAGCAAGGGTTGAATGCGGCGAATGTGCACACCCCATTTAGCTTAAGCAGCAGTGAAGGGCTGACTCTAACCCTGGCGGATATCACTTTAGTGACAACGCCAACATCACCAGCTTTGCTAAGTTGTAGTAAATAA
- a CDS encoding DUF2750 domain-containing protein, which produces MSDTQLTLTSFRDLVVEEEQLWALQTPEQDWVICESDQPEMDVFPLFSSQQKAEAFCTDEWQDYQAVAIDLEQFLEEIVVDLAEQSILCGVDWELDQEAIEMNAIDFAKALVDA; this is translated from the coding sequence ATGTCAGACACTCAATTAACACTTACCTCGTTTCGAGACCTTGTCGTAGAAGAAGAGCAACTTTGGGCTCTACAAACGCCTGAGCAAGACTGGGTTATTTGTGAATCAGATCAGCCAGAAATGGATGTGTTCCCATTATTTTCGAGCCAACAAAAAGCAGAAGCATTTTGCACCGACGAGTGGCAAGATTATCAAGCGGTAGCAATAGATCTTGAACAGTTTTTAGAAGAGATTGTTGTTGACCTAGCCGAACAGTCGATTTTATGTGGGGTGGATTGGGAATTAGATCAAGAAGCCATAGAAATGAATGCTATCGACTTTGCAAAAGCACTTGTTGACGCGTAA
- a CDS encoding tetratricopeptide repeat protein, whose amino-acid sequence MSQNIVELTPENFQQVVLEESQNTAVIVAFWAEQIPESVEVKNLFVQKVMPHGEHMILATVDCQVQQAIAQQFGIQALPTVVLVQNGQPTDGLSGPQTAETIEQFLAKHLPKEDDLLLLQGKQLLEQGNANDAFEPLTKAHQLAPERADIKLALTDVYLQSGKVLEAESLLASIKMIDQDSDYQAMMAKLELAQEASNSPEIQALEQQLQQSPDNVELIRKLAVQYNHVNRYQEAASLLYALLLKDRNDGESKKLLLDIMAVLPNGDPLVSQYRRKLFSLMY is encoded by the coding sequence ATGTCGCAAAATATTGTCGAGCTAACCCCAGAAAACTTTCAGCAAGTGGTATTAGAAGAATCTCAAAACACTGCTGTTATTGTCGCCTTTTGGGCCGAGCAAATTCCAGAAAGTGTTGAGGTTAAAAACCTTTTCGTTCAAAAAGTTATGCCTCATGGCGAGCACATGATTCTTGCAACCGTTGATTGTCAGGTCCAACAAGCGATAGCTCAGCAATTTGGTATCCAAGCGTTACCTACGGTGGTGTTAGTTCAAAATGGTCAACCAACGGATGGCTTAAGCGGACCGCAAACGGCGGAAACTATTGAGCAATTCTTAGCCAAGCACTTACCTAAAGAAGATGACCTGTTGCTTTTGCAAGGGAAGCAATTACTTGAGCAAGGCAATGCCAATGATGCTTTTGAACCCTTAACAAAAGCCCACCAACTTGCTCCAGAACGAGCAGACATTAAATTAGCTTTAACCGATGTGTATTTGCAATCGGGTAAAGTCTTAGAAGCCGAGTCTTTACTTGCAAGCATTAAGATGATTGATCAAGACAGTGATTATCAAGCCATGATGGCGAAATTAGAATTAGCGCAAGAAGCTTCTAACTCACCAGAAATTCAAGCGCTTGAACAACAGCTGCAACAAAGTCCAGACAATGTTGAGCTTATTCGCAAACTTGCCGTGCAATATAATCACGTAAATCGCTATCAAGAAGCGGCTTCTTTGCTTTACGCCTTGTTGTTGAAAGATAGAAACGATGGCGAGAGTAAAAAACTGTTGCTTGATATTATGGCGGTGTTACCAAACGGCGACCCTTTAGTCAGCCAATATCGTCGTAAGCTATTTTCTCTAATGTATTAA
- a CDS encoding ThiF family adenylyltransferase codes for MLTSKEQQRYSRQMLLKEFGIEQQLQLKRSRVLIVGIGGLGNPCALYLAAAGVGKLFLCDGDHVDISNLHRQIMFQQQDIGADKVDVAAKNLSKLNNEIDIETIDQMMDKELLDYYLPEVDLVLDCSDNLNTRYLLNEFALKHQTPLISASAIRFEGQLFIVNPKQPDSACYQCFYPKTKGEPNINCQTAGVVGPVLGILGSMQALEAIKLLIGLANVSNQVKVFDGLINQWQSFNVHKRENCICADKS; via the coding sequence ATGTTAACCAGCAAAGAGCAACAGCGATACAGTCGGCAAATGTTATTAAAAGAATTTGGTATCGAGCAGCAATTACAACTAAAAAGGTCACGCGTTTTAATTGTCGGCATCGGCGGATTAGGTAATCCTTGTGCCCTATACTTAGCGGCGGCTGGTGTTGGTAAGTTATTTTTATGTGATGGCGATCACGTTGACATCAGTAATTTACACCGCCAAATCATGTTTCAGCAACAAGATATTGGTGCCGATAAGGTGGATGTTGCGGCCAAAAACCTCAGCAAGCTGAACAATGAAATTGATATTGAAACCATTGATCAAATGATGGATAAAGAGCTATTAGATTATTATTTGCCGGAAGTCGATTTGGTTTTAGATTGCTCTGATAACCTAAACACCCGCTACTTATTGAACGAATTCGCATTAAAGCATCAGACTCCATTAATCAGCGCCAGTGCCATTCGTTTTGAAGGACAACTATTTATCGTCAACCCCAAACAACCGGACTCTGCTTGTTATCAATGTTTTTATCCTAAAACCAAAGGTGAGCCTAATATAAACTGCCAGACTGCGGGGGTTGTCGGACCGGTATTAGGTATTTTAGGTAGCATGCAGGCTTTAGAAGCGATTAAACTGTTAATTGGACTGGCAAATGTGAGCAATCAGGTTAAAGTCTTTGACGGGCTGATTAACCAATGGCAAAGCTTTAACGTTCATAAACGAGAAAATTGTATTTGTGCAGATAAGTCGTAA
- the msrA gene encoding peptide-methionine (S)-S-oxide reductase MsrA encodes MSPSIAVLAGGCFWCLEEPFRRLNGVINVVSGYMGGQVENPSYRQICSGTTGHAEVVKITFDPAHIDFRTLLEVFFELHDPTTLNQQGHDIGSQYRSAIFYADESQRQQAHACIAQLQNEGRFRNTIVTQLAPIQTFYRAEDHHQSYYQKNPHQPYCQLMIQPKLVKLAEKHRDLLKQDQS; translated from the coding sequence ATGTCGCCATCTATTGCTGTACTCGCTGGAGGCTGTTTCTGGTGCCTAGAGGAACCCTTTCGCCGACTTAACGGGGTTATAAACGTTGTTTCTGGCTATATGGGAGGCCAAGTTGAAAACCCAAGTTACCGTCAAATCTGCAGCGGTACCACTGGCCATGCCGAAGTGGTCAAAATCACGTTCGACCCAGCACACATCGACTTTAGAACGTTACTTGAGGTTTTTTTCGAATTACACGACCCTACCACACTAAACCAACAAGGGCATGATATTGGCAGTCAATATCGTTCGGCAATTTTTTACGCCGATGAAAGTCAGCGACAACAAGCTCATGCTTGCATCGCTCAGTTGCAAAATGAAGGGCGTTTTCGCAACACTATCGTCACTCAATTAGCGCCGATACAGACGTTCTACCGAGCAGAAGATCATCATCAAAGTTACTATCAAAAAAATCCTCACCAGCCCTACTGTCAGCTCATGATCCAGCCCAAACTCGTAAAACTTGCTGAAAAACATCGTGATTTATTAAAGCAGGATCAGAGTTGA
- a CDS encoding LURP-one-related/scramblase family protein: MARYQLKQRFLSLNECFEISNEQNEVVYTLQGKFFSLGKQFTLTNLVNGHQIKIQQKLLSFRPTFVVSQVDENDPNAVIGQQTRIIKTFFPLLKTRFLIQSNGKELQVMGSFFSHEYEFFIRHSDHSREVIARVSKQWFSVSDTYGVDIYQSQYTPWILSYVIVIDAIHHENGKG, encoded by the coding sequence ATGGCAAGGTATCAATTAAAGCAAAGGTTTTTATCTTTAAACGAGTGTTTTGAAATAAGCAATGAGCAAAATGAAGTCGTGTATACATTGCAGGGAAAATTTTTTAGTTTAGGTAAACAGTTTACCTTAACCAATTTAGTGAACGGGCATCAGATTAAAATACAACAAAAACTGTTGAGTTTTCGCCCTACGTTTGTTGTTAGCCAAGTTGATGAAAATGACCCCAATGCCGTTATAGGGCAACAAACGCGCATTATTAAAACCTTTTTTCCGTTACTTAAAACCCGATTTTTGATTCAATCAAATGGCAAAGAGTTGCAAGTGATGGGAAGCTTTTTTAGCCATGAATATGAGTTCTTTATTCGTCATTCTGATCATTCAAGAGAAGTGATTGCTCGAGTCAGTAAGCAGTGGTTTAGTGTCAGTGATACCTATGGTGTCGATATTTACCAAAGCCAATATACGCCTTGGATTTTAAGCTATGTGATCGTAATTGATGCCATTCACCATGAAAACGGCAAAGGCTAA
- the rmf gene encoding ribosome modulation factor encodes MKRQKRDRLDRAHSNGYQAGLSGKNKENCPYTNLDAKSQWLGGWREAVTDKNMGLFK; translated from the coding sequence ATGAAAAGACAAAAACGCGATCGATTAGACCGAGCACATTCTAATGGTTATCAAGCTGGATTAAGTGGTAAGAATAAAGAGAATTGTCCCTATACCAATTTAGATGCAAAGTCGCAGTGGCTGGGCGGTTGGCGTGAAGCTGTTACCGATAAAAACATGGGCTTATTTAAGTAA
- a CDS encoding DUF3820 family protein gives MDHQQLIKAVNQVMPFGKYSGRKLLLLPEPYLVWFHGKGFPEGPLGQQLALIYEVKLNGLESMLMPLLKD, from the coding sequence ATGGATCATCAACAATTGATCAAAGCAGTAAATCAAGTGATGCCTTTTGGTAAGTACTCGGGTCGCAAACTGTTATTGTTGCCTGAACCGTATTTGGTTTGGTTTCATGGCAAGGGTTTTCCAGAAGGGCCGTTAGGACAGCAGTTGGCATTAATCTACGAAGTGAAGCTCAATGGTTTAGAAAGTATGTTAATGCCGTTGTTAAAAGATTGA
- a CDS encoding TIGR02922 family protein: MSEFQQKESLMQQVTIIFYDELTLELKSELKTLKQNQGGRVIIPQDFKQGKSIVAVCEGEVNILNKQGDRLEPATKVAKLG, encoded by the coding sequence ATGTCAGAGTTTCAGCAGAAAGAGTCTTTAATGCAACAAGTGACGATTATCTTTTATGATGAGTTAACGTTGGAGCTAAAGTCTGAATTGAAAACATTGAAACAAAACCAAGGTGGCAGAGTTATTATCCCGCAAGACTTTAAGCAAGGTAAATCAATCGTTGCCGTGTGTGAAGGGGAAGTAAACATTCTAAATAAGCAAGGCGATCGATTAGAACCCGCGACTAAGGTAGCAAAGTTAGGTTAA